From Butyricimonas paravirosa, one genomic window encodes:
- a CDS encoding MFS transporter — protein sequence MNTSQVIITPENMTKDRKISICVFLSGFSCFAQLYYFQPLLPDLAQEFGLSASYSSLAISFSTLGMVVGLFTAMFVADSIPRKKLISAALLSSAVFSVICSYSPSFFLLVALSALKGFLLSGATSVSLAYISEEVQPRNKGKITGLYIAGNALGGMGGRVISSYLSSEFSWRIASVSIGVLCALFAISFLIFSPRSVNFKPKRENFKSLIVSNLHLIVSVKLIPFYLIGSLMLGIFVSLYNYLGFYLVKEPFNFSPYLIHYIYFMYLFGVFGSIATAKLTALYNHFKILKTIIALSVAGLLLLYINNFWIVTLGLAIFTFNFFVVHVICNRIVSDYNLQKRSVTISIYLLFYYMGSSVWGSATGVVLDHFGWQWFIAGLILLTFILYAIAYKGSKLMEN from the coding sequence ATGAATACAAGTCAAGTAATTATCACACCGGAGAATATGACCAAGGACCGCAAGATCTCCATTTGTGTTTTCTTGTCCGGGTTCTCCTGTTTTGCCCAGTTATACTATTTCCAGCCTCTCTTGCCCGATCTAGCTCAAGAGTTTGGATTATCAGCCAGCTACAGTAGTCTGGCCATATCATTCTCCACGCTGGGAATGGTAGTAGGACTGTTCACGGCAATGTTCGTGGCAGACTCGATTCCAAGGAAGAAACTGATTAGCGCGGCGCTATTATCGTCGGCCGTCTTTTCGGTGATCTGCTCTTATTCACCCTCCTTCTTCTTGTTGGTTGCATTAAGCGCCCTGAAAGGATTCTTGCTATCGGGAGCCACTTCCGTCTCACTGGCTTACATATCTGAAGAAGTTCAACCCCGGAATAAAGGAAAAATTACCGGACTCTACATTGCCGGAAACGCCCTGGGGGGAATGGGTGGACGAGTAATTTCTTCCTACCTCAGTAGTGAATTCTCGTGGCGCATCGCCTCCGTCTCCATAGGTGTACTATGTGCCTTATTCGCCATATCATTCCTGATATTCAGTCCCCGTTCTGTCAATTTCAAGCCCAAACGGGAGAATTTCAAATCATTGATCGTTTCCAACCTTCACTTGATCGTCTCCGTGAAACTGATCCCCTTCTATCTGATCGGCTCCCTCATGTTAGGGATATTCGTGAGCTTGTACAACTACCTCGGTTTTTATCTGGTAAAAGAACCGTTTAACTTCTCCCCGTACTTGATTCACTATATCTATTTCATGTACCTGTTCGGGGTATTCGGCTCGATCGCCACGGCAAAATTAACAGCATTGTACAACCACTTCAAAATACTGAAAACAATCATCGCCCTTTCCGTGGCAGGACTACTTTTGCTTTACATTAACAACTTCTGGATCGTCACGCTCGGACTGGCCATTTTCACGTTTAATTTCTTCGTGGTACACGTGATCTGTAACCGAATCGTCAGTGACTACAACCTCCAAAAACGTTCGGTCACCATCTCCATCTACCTCCTGTTCTATTACATGGGGTCCAGTGTTTGGGGATCAGCCACCGGGGTCGTTCTCGACCACTTCGGTTGGCAATGGTTTATCGCCGGATTGATTCTACTCACGTTCATCCTGTACGCCATCGCTTATAAAGGTTCAAAATTGATGGAAAATTAA
- a CDS encoding response regulator transcription factor: protein MQNNNKSYKIVIIEPSMIISTGLRKLIEMRNEFEVVAVIADCFHCLERINHLNPDIIIINPSAVELKKRQHLEELFEGVKDTAFVALVYQYIDPEILKQYHTTIDIADDGDKIAQKLLHSIDALSAPADLLDKNELSEREKEILISLAKGKINKEIADLHHISVHTVITHRKNIIRKTGIKSVSGLTVYAILNNLIDINEVE from the coding sequence ATGCAAAACAATAATAAAAGTTACAAGATTGTTATTATTGAGCCGTCAATGATTATTTCAACCGGACTGAGGAAGTTGATCGAAATGAGGAATGAGTTTGAGGTGGTAGCGGTTATTGCCGATTGTTTTCATTGTCTGGAGAGGATTAATCATTTGAATCCGGATATTATCATCATTAACCCCTCGGCCGTGGAGCTGAAAAAACGGCAGCATCTGGAAGAGTTGTTTGAAGGGGTGAAGGATACGGCTTTCGTGGCGTTAGTTTACCAGTATATCGATCCTGAGATTCTGAAACAATATCACACGACGATTGATATTGCCGATGATGGTGATAAGATTGCCCAGAAGTTACTACATTCAATCGATGCGTTAAGTGCCCCGGCTGATTTGCTTGATAAGAATGAACTCTCCGAACGAGAGAAAGAGATTTTGATTTCCCTTGCGAAAGGGAAGATTAACAAGGAGATTGCGGATTTGCATCATATATCGGTACACACCGTGATTACTCACCGGAAAAATATCATCCGGAAAACCGGGATAAAGTCTGTTTCCGGGCTTACGGTGTACGCTATTTTGAACAATCTCATCGATATTAATGAGGTGGAGTGA
- a CDS encoding hemerythrin domain-containing protein gives MNSHLFSADMKLADVIHADYSLLLLLHRFGINLGFGDKTVRECCEANHVSCTLFLMICNVYSNEQYLPTEKEIEGIGGNVDQLIAYLKNSHSYYLENRMLSIQEQLKEISEGCEQQHQQILNLFFNEYKNEVIRHFDYEEVTVFPYISNMVKGARPGDYEIGVFRENHSNIDDKLNDLKNIIMKYLPGDTLSDMRIRVLFGIFALEEDLSKHSLIEDKILIPLVMKLEQRYAKQ, from the coding sequence ATGAATTCACATCTATTTTCCGCGGATATGAAACTGGCGGACGTCATTCATGCCGATTATTCACTGTTGTTACTGTTACATCGGTTTGGAATAAATCTGGGATTCGGGGATAAAACAGTCCGGGAATGTTGCGAGGCGAATCATGTTTCGTGTACGTTATTCCTGATGATTTGTAACGTGTACAGCAACGAGCAATACTTGCCGACGGAGAAAGAGATCGAGGGAATAGGGGGGAACGTGGACCAGTTGATTGCTTACTTGAAAAATTCTCATTCTTATTACTTGGAAAACAGGATGCTTTCCATACAAGAACAGTTAAAGGAAATTTCCGAAGGGTGCGAACAGCAACATCAGCAAATATTGAATCTTTTTTTCAATGAATACAAGAATGAGGTGATTCGTCATTTTGATTACGAGGAAGTGACGGTCTTCCCTTATATCTCGAATATGGTGAAGGGCGCTCGTCCGGGAGATTACGAGATCGGGGTGTTCCGGGAAAATCATAGTAATATTGATGATAAATTGAATGACTTGAAGAATATCATCATGAAATATTTGCCGGGAGATACTTTGTCGGATATGCGTATCCGGGTGTTATTCGGGATCTTTGCCTTGGAAGAGGATTTGAGTAAACATTCTTTGATTGAGGATAAAATACTTATTCCTTTAGTAATGAAATTAGAGCAACGGTATGCAAAACAATAA